In the Malassezia vespertilionis chromosome 1, complete sequence genome, one interval contains:
- a CDS encoding tripeptidyl-peptidase I (EggNog:ENOG503NY9U; SECRETED:SignalP(1-19); MEROPS:MER0078639; COG:O), whose protein sequence is MRTTLFCILAAAVVIAAAARDVMLEIEHVHVPDTWVRQSSAKGDETIQLQFALKWKHPNSIEQELDKTSDPDSPEYLQHLSKDQVLEMLKPADNATETVKNYLQQSGVPKKHIKSSATGDWVLVKVPARHASALLGDAKFSVYRHKESQEEIVRTTRYTLPQDIAAVVDFVSGITHFSSQRTQRRPSFIVNSDIPEPATHPEQVLAASDADTETLYIASESTSTSTCNISHVSSECLRHLYGTTDYTPQAPQKTHVGIAGFLHEYANYADLDLFLREQRPEALAGKATFDYLTINGEHDNQTQSAAGGEANLDVQVVIGMTWPVRTSFISVGGSPAFRPDNFSPKNTNEPYAALLQYLLEQDANLPDVLSISYGDDEQTVPPKYARRVCSMFAALGLRGVSVFVASGDEGVGGKKASHCQTNDGEQKETFLPNFPGSCPYVTVVGATQGFNPEAATSKDIAKFYSGGGFSYYFARPKYQDNVVPQYIKDVMGNQYAHLYNQSGRAYPDISAQGSRYSIALNNSMTTESGTSASTPLVASIFSLLNDARFAKGKPSLGFVNPLLYKRLSQSNAFNDVTEGSATGCGNKTGFKAAPGWDAVTGFGTPRFKMLLRNVVDL, encoded by the coding sequence ATGCGCACCACGTTATTTTGCATTTTGGCTGCGGCCGTTGtcatcgccgccgcggcgcgcgacgtgaTGCTCGAAATAGAGCATGTGCACGTCCCTGACACTTGGGTGCGCCAATCATCTGCCAAAGGTGACGAAACGATCCAGTTGCAGTTCGCACTGAAATGGAAACACCCGAACAGTATTGAACAGGAACTAGACAAGACCAGCGATCCTGATAGCCCCGAGTATCTGCAGCATTTGTCCAAGGACCAGGTGCTCGAGATGCTGAAACCTGCCGACAATGCTACGGAGACCGTCAAGAACTATCTCCAGCAAAGCGGTGTGCCCAAGAAACACATCAAGAGCAGTGCTACTGGCGATTGGGTCTTGGTCAAGGTCCCAGCCCGCCATGCGAGCGCACTTCTTGGAGATGCAAAATTCAGTGTCTACCGACACAAGGAAAGCCAGGAAGAAATTGTGCGCACAACGCGGTACACTCTTCCACAGGACATTGCAGCCGTGGTAGATTTCGTTAGTGGCATTACCCACTTTTCCTCCCAGCGTACACAGCGAAGGCCATCGTTCATTGTGAACAGCGACATTCCGGAGCCAGCAACGCACCCAGAACAAGTGCTGGCTGCGTCTGATGCGGACACAGAGACACTTTACATTGCATCGGAATCAACGTCAACGTCAACGTGCAACATATCGCATGTCTCGTCCGAATGTCTGCGCCATCTGTACGGCACGACCGACTACACGCCGCAAGCCCCTCAAAAGACACATGTCGGAATCGCGGGCTTCCTCCATGAATATGCCAACTATGCAGACCTGGATCTATTTTTGCGTGAGCAACGTCCCGAAGCACTTGCTGGAAAAGCCACGTTTGACTACCTTACTATCAACGGTGAACACGACAACCAAACACAATCTGCAGCGGGCGGTGAGGCCAACTTGGATGTCCAGGTAGTCATCGGTATGACGTGGCCAGTCCGCACGAGTTTCATCTCTGTCGGAGGCTCTCCCGCTTTCCGCCCCGACAATTTCAGTCCGAAAAATACGAACGAACCGTACGCAGCGCTCCTTCAATACCTACTCGAGCAGGACGCCAACTTGCCAGACGTGCTTTCCATTTCGTACGGCGATGACGAACAAACCGTCCCGCCCAAGtatgcgcgccgcgtttgcAGCATGTTTGCAGCACTTGGTCTGCGCGGTGTGAGTGTGTTTGTGGCGTCGGGCGACGAAGGCGTGGGCGGCAAGAAGGCGTCACACTGTCAAACAAACGATGGCGAGCAAAAAGAAACCTTTCTGCCCAATTTCCCTGGGTCATGCCCCTATGTTACTGTAGTCGGTGCGACGCAGGGATTCAACCCTGAGGCAGCGACCTCGAAAGACATTGCCAAGTTCTACTCTGGCGGAGGCTTTTCTTACTACTTTGCGCGGCCAAAGTACCAGGACAATGTGGTTCCTCAGTATATCAAGGACGTGATGGGCAACCAGTACGCGCACCTGTACAACCAAAGCGGGCGGGCGTACCCCGATATTTCTGCCCAAGGCTCGCGCTACTCTATTGCACTGAATAATAGTATGACGACCGAGTCGGGCACGAGTGCATCCACACCCCTTGTCGCGTCCATTTTCTCGCTCCTAAACGATGCACGTTTTGCAAAAGGAAAGCCATCCCTAGGCTTTGTGAACCCACTCTTGTACAAGCGGCTTAGCCAGAGCAACGCGTTTAACGACGTGACCGAAGGCTCCGCAACAGGATGCGGGAACAAGACTGGTTTCAAGGCCGCGCCAGGCTGGGACGCCGTCACGGGCTTTGGCACGCCTCGTTTCAAAATGCTTTTGCGTAATGTGGTGGATTTGTGA
- the pin1 gene encoding peptidylprolyl isomerase (BUSCO:EOG09264PI4; COG:O; EggNog:ENOG503P1QY): MDDTVLNTMWEIRWSNSQSLPYFYDINTNASMWEIPPGLTQQQALQLPGSEILEDYYRNKQQMIRARHILLKTQESRRPVDRKGNPISRTRSESIAQLESAFKKLNDGPNTDEAFAKFAKEHSDCSSAEQGGDLGFFGKGEMQPEFEKAAFSLPIGGTSNVVHTDSGEHLIKRIA, encoded by the exons ATGGACGACACTGTGCTCAATACCATGTGGGAAATCCGTTGGAGCAACAGTCAGAGCCTGCCCTACTTTTATGACATCAACACGAATGCGTCGATGTGGGAAATCCCGCCAGGCCTgacgcagcagcaggctCTTCAGCTACCCGGCTCGGAAATCCTGGAAGACTACTACCGTAACAAGCAGCAAATGATCCGTGCTCGTCACATTCTGCTAAAGACCCAGGAAAGCCGCCGCCCTGTGGACAGGAAGGGC AACCCTATTTCCCGCACTCGGTCAGAGTCTATTGCACAGCTCGAGTCTGCGTTCAAGAAGCTTAACGATGGACCGAACACTGACGAAGCGTTTGCCAAGTTCGCAAAGGAGCACTC CGACTGCTCGTCTGCCGAGCAGGGCGGCGATCTTGGATTCTTTGGCAAAGGTGAAATGCAGCCCGAGTTTGAGAAGGCTGCGTTCAGCCTGCCTATCGGCGGAACCAGCAATGTTGTCCACACCGATAGCGGTGAGCATTTGatcaagcgcatcgcctaA
- a CDS encoding sphingolipid C(9)-methyltransferase (TransMembrane:2 (o62-83i95-114o); COG:M; EggNog:ENOG503NUUX), giving the protein MSQLPDASATAGAVTPATTPMDLSGTKPSTEDTPQMAPGSKVRLTHYAAIRNGLLPVEGNGYFSNVQLALLIFFGPAILLRILPIVKARWFGWTSYLFLVALCGVPLAIAYWAVMSMVGPRINEKVELPNRPIEYYLDIKDPALRAKYHGRHKIPMEIFYENYFDGKIDVKGDVQEALEYRWDWASMYFTPNLFKYVLFNMLPDVLMHSSRQDEEQIRDNYDRGNDFHEWFLGPQMVYTSGIISDPNREETLEELQDNKMNLVCSKLGLKPTDRVLDIGCGWGTLAAFAAKNYGCDYTGVTLARNQTEFGNERLAKNGIPTSQARILCMDYRDIPVQKGHYTKIVCLEMAEHVGIRHYAKFLHNLYELLDDDGVMVFQVAGLRPRWQYWDLIWGLFMNKYIFPGADASCPLNWVIGKLEHAGFELRSCDVAGIHYSATIDRWLKNWRSNEDKVKAKYGEKMWRIWLFFLSSAIIVAREGGSSVFQITVTKNLNATHRIEGVASHGNLLPRPDNGKTYTSVYK; this is encoded by the coding sequence ATGTCGCAGCTTcccgacgcaagcgcgacggccGGCGCGGTGACTCCCGCAACCACACCCATGGACTTGAGCGGTACTAAACCAAGCACGGAGGACACACCTCAAATGGCCCCCGGGAGCAAAGTGCGTCTGACGCATTACGCTGCGATCCGCAACGGCCTTTTGCCGGTCGAAGGGAATGGCTACTTTAGCAatgtgcagctcgcgctcctgaTTTTTTTTGGGCCCGCAattttgctgcgcattcTCCCCATTGTAAAAGCTCGCTGGTTTGGGTGGACATCGTATCTTTTTCTCGTCGCACTGTGCGGTGTCCCGCTCGCAATTGCGTACTGGGCCGTGATGAGCATGGTTGGCCCGCGAATCAACGAAAAAGTCGAGCTTCCGAACCGTCCTATTGAGTACTACCTTGATATCAAGGACcctgcactgcgcgccaagtaccACGGTCGCCACAAGATCCCTATGGAGATCTTCTACGAGAACTACTTTGACGGCAAGATCGATGTCAAAGGCGATGTGCAGGAGGCGCTCGAGTACCGCTGGGACTGGGCTTCGATGTATTTTACTCCGAACCTCTTCAAGTACGTCTTGTTCAATATGCTTCCCGACGTGTTGATGCACTCGAGTCGCCAGGATGAGGAGCAGATTCGCGACAACTACGACAGGGGCAACGACTTTCACGAGTGGTTCCTTGGTCCTCAAATGGTGTACACTTCTGGCATTATCTCTGACCCGAACCGGGAAGAAACACTGGAGGAACTGCAGGACAACAAAATGAATTTGGTATGCTCCAAACTCGGCTTGAAGCCCACCGACCGCGTCTTGGACATTGGCTGTGGCTGGGGCACTCTTGCCGCATTTGCAGCAAAGAACTACGGATGCGACTACACCGGCGTCACCCTTGCACGCAACCAGACCGAGTTTGGCAACGAGCGCTTGGCCAAGAACGGCATCCCCACCTCGCAAGCCCGTATTCTCTGCATGGACTACCGCGATATCCCTGTGCAAAAGGGACACTACACCAAGATTGTTTGTCTCGAGATGGCCGAGCACGTCGGCATCCGCCACTATGCCAAGTTCCTGCACAACCTGTACGAACTGCTCGACGATGACGGCGTGATGGTCTTCCAGGTTGCCGGACTTCGTCCTCGCTGGCAGTACTGGGACCTGATCTGGGGCTTATTTATGAACAAGTACATCTTCCCAGGCGCAGACGCTTCCTGCCCGCTGAACTGGGTCATTGGCAAGCTGGAGCACGCAGGCTTTGAGCTTCGCTCATGCGACGTTGCCGGTATTCACTACTCGGCTACCATTGACCGCTGGCTCAAGAACTGGAGGTCGAACGAGGACAAGGTCAAGGCCAAGTACGGCGAGAAAATGTGGCGCATCTGGCTCTTTTTCCTTTCCAGCGCCATCATTGTCGCACGCGAGGGTGGCTCGTCCGTCTTCCAGATTACCGTGACCAAGAACTTGAATGCAACGCACCGCATCGAGGGTGTTGCATCTCACGGCAATCTGCTTCCTCGCCCAGACAATGGCAAGACGTATACAAGTGTCTACAAGTAA
- the EDC3 gene encoding enhancer of mRNA decapping (COG:G; EggNog:ENOG503NVYJ), protein MAERPFRAVVHGPIVTLVFGDRHTQHAALARLETFYESEKFKSVYLSLETAEREKLCRGYEAFNLPMQIFPAWIKAMCAKEEVAPTAEMTWHEATCTAEESALLRYLIERDVLDSTGTSLVEHAPTYLISALTTSAETVFAHERLHALYHFSAPYRALLAELWEGMPGTVKDAVQFDMQMRGYSATVWQDELGAYLGVRVPQNVRAADPSVEFGKKSAETCREIRRALLAHIPRYWRESAGVEEQVLQLAPEFLLQARTELRPKPKVPVAKTRKQKK, encoded by the coding sequence ATGGCCGAACGGCCGTTTCGCGCGGTGGTGCATGGGCCCATCGTGACGCTCGTGTTTGGCGATCGGCATACACAGCATGCGGCATTGGCGAGGCTCGAGACATTTTACGAGTCGGAAAAATTTAAAAGCGTGTATCTTTCACTGGAAACAGCGGAGCGCGAAAAATTGTGCCGGGGGTACGAGGCGTTTAATTTGCCGATGCAAATCTTTCCAGCCTGGATAAAGGCGATGTGTGCGAAAGAAGAGGTTGCGCCTACAGCAGAGATGACGTGGCACGAGGCGACGTGCACTGCAGAAGAAAGTGCACTGCTCCGGTACCtgatcgagcgcgacgtgctggACAGCACCGGTACAAGccttgtcgagcatgcgccgacCTACCTCATCTCTGCGCTCACCACCTCGGCAGAGACAGTGTTTGCGCATGAGCGGCTACATGCATTGTATCATTTCTCTGCACCGTACCGCGCATTGCTTGCGGAGTTGTGGGAAGGGATGCCAGGCACGGTCAAGGACGCCGTGCAGTTTGACATGCAAATGCGCGGCTACAGCGCGACGGTGTGGCAGGACGAGCTGGGTGCGTACttgggcgtgcgcgtgccccaaaatgtgcgcgcagctgATCCGAGCGTCGAGTTCGGCAAGAAGAGCGCGGAGACGTGCCGCGAAATTCGACGGGCGCTTCTCGCACACATCCCCCGGTATTGGCGCGAGAGTGCAGGGGTCGAGGAGCAGGTTTTGCAGCTGGCACCCGAGTTCCTCCTACAAGCACGCACCGAGCTGCGGCCCAAGCCCAAGGTGCCTGTCGCCAAGACACGCAAGCAAAAAAAGTAA
- a CDS encoding uncharacterized protein (TransMembrane:1 (i28-48o); COG:S; EggNog:ENOG503NVSI) has translation MGFTYGLKRAHVDPTPVGLVAPPMLRELCIYLLGGVTFIPLCILLLNICDSLPEPPNPPLEPRALTSDDEPGGDTDALRLLAETEKDRTETASIRSSGSASSRKALFSWLIVRPTSKGLPRKSDAYFARDGSRIPPNWRHVAPSTDNPATSSTDGTVQRTNYMSMMYRNIRGAPTVGPDIPQDTDGDPAFASDTSHAQDEHGIYFAILSKSMLYLYNSDDAARAGTECIASIHLPSKRVSMWEREVGDVEGAHLDGEKKPICSDGTLFTKRNAIHIASMQPGGPQWYIMTPRAKLLEDWYHALVDASSKADMHWSDLINAFDMRTLIATLDDHPDELQLRWLNALLGRVFLAASRTHRFQEFVESRILRRLQRMSFPRLLSDVQLNSVDTGHAAPTFGRPVLKSLTHNGHTDMEVHVRYHGRMHIEISATLTIPLGQRFKSYRVPVVLAVILRSLEGTMQLEINPPPSNRIWYGFTSMPKMDIVVEPVVSTRRVRWSLITGLIENRIRESVAESLVVPHMNSVSFFNTQSEARRGGIWNEALVQRQEKLAPVEKSYSTSPTLDVPLNYTPSPDTPISPLENGTQKSLRRRTRLCPWLVKQPDSALDSAQSNTDFSLQNRDLPERSLSTPDAVLRQSTNKSDSQPTSPDVLAHRTYCSDADASHTPLRARVTTLAKSLQDKDTRQTATKDAKDALKRGWATWSTRLADTKTKPADDQRKSSVSSMPPAIPPRVPAGTGESKIANIDEAAKALRSTEKSPAPVPSETLPLKLDIPTPVQNKPTVDKGEYGIFLHEAHNLLL, from the coding sequence atgGGATTTACGTACGGTTTAAAACGTGCGCATGTGGACCCTACCCCCGTTGGACTTGTTGCGCCACCCATGCTAcgcgagctgtgcatctACCTGCTCGGTGGCGTCACATTCATCCCGCTGTGTATACTACTTCTCAACATATGTGATTCTTTGCCGGAGCCGCCAAACCCACCtctcgagccgcgcgcccTTACTTCCGATGACGAGCCTGGCGGCGATAcggacgcgctgcgcctgctggcGGAGACGGAAAAAGACCGTACGGAGACGGCTTCTATACGGTCTTCCGGTAGCGCAAGCAGTCGAAAAGCACTTTTTTCGTGGCTGATCGTGCGCCCGACGTCCAAAGGACTCCCGCGAAAAAGCGACGCGTATTTTGCGAGGGACGGCTCGCGCATTCCTCCGAATTGGCGGCATGTCGCGCCGAGCACTGACAATCCAGCCACATCATCTACCGATGGCACTGTACAACGAACGAACTACATGAGCATGATGTACCGCAAcattcgcggcgcaccgacCGTGGGCCCCGATATTCCCCAAGACACGGACGGCGACCCCGCCTTTGCCTCGGATACTTCACACGCCCAAGACGAGCACGGAATATACTTTGCGATTCTGAGCAAATCGATGCTTTATTTGTACAATTCTgacgatgcggcgcgtgctggtACCGAGTGCATCGCTTCCATACACCTGCCGAGCAAACGCGTGAGTATGTGGGAGCGCGAAGTGGGCGATGTGGAAGGCGCGCACTTGGACGGAGAGAAGAAGCCAATATGCTCCGATGGTACATTGTTTACGAAGCGAAATGCCATCCATATTGCGTCGATGCAGCCGGGCGGTCCACAATGGTACATCATGACTCCCAGGGCCAAGCTGCTAGAAGACTGGTACCATGCGCTTGTCGATGCATCGTCCAAAGCAGACATGCACTGGTCGGACTTGATCAATGCCTTCGATATGCGCACCTTGATTGCTACATTGGACGACCATCCCGATGAGCTACAGCTTCGGTGGCTCAATGCATTGCTTGGCCGCGTTTTTCTCGccgcttcgcgcacgcaccgcttcCAAGAGTTTGTCGAGAGTCGTATTTTGCGCAGACTCCAACGCATGAGCTTTCCCCGGCTTTTGAGTGACGTGCAGCTAAACTCTGTTGATACAGGACACGCTGCCCCGACGTTTGGCCGTCCCGTTCTCAAATCCTTGACGCACAATGGACACACGGATATGGAAGTGCATGTGCGCTACCACGGTCGCATGCACATTGAAATCTCCGCGACACTCACCATTCCGCTTGGACAGCGGTTCAAGTCGTACAGAGTGCCcgtcgtgcttgccgtGATTCTGCGGTCCTTGGAAGGCACAATGCAGCTCGAAATCAATccgccgccgagcaacCGCATCTGGTACGGATTCACAAGCATGCCAAAGATGGACATTGTCGTTGAACCCGTCGTCTCCACGCGCCGGGTGCGTTGGTCGCTCATCACCGGCCTGATTGAAAATCGCATCCGCGAGAGCGTGGCAGAGAGTCTGGTTGTACCGCACATGAACAGTGTGTCGTTCTTCAATACGCAGTcagaggcgcgccgcggcggtaTATGgaacgaggcgcttgtgcagcgaCAAGAGAAGCTCGCGCCAGTGGAAAAGTCTTACTCCACGAGCCCCACGTTGGATGTACCGCTTAACTACACGCCCAGCCCCGACACTCCCATCTCGCCACTCGAGAACGGCACGCAGAAATCCCTGCGGCGTAGGACCCGGCTTTGCCCGTGGCTCGTTAAGCAGCCGGACAGCGCTTTAGACAGTGCACAGAGCAACACGGATTTTTCTTTGCAAAACCGCGACCTGCCCGAGCGCAGCTTGTCTACTCCCGACGCTGTGTTGAGACAAAGCACGAATAAGTCTGATAGCCAGCCTACCTCGCCggacgtgcttgcgcatcgcaccTATTGCTCGGATGCCGACGCGTCGCATACGCCGCTACGCGCGCGTGTGACCACACTGGCGAAATCACTGCAAGACAAGGACACACGCCAAACAGCGACGAAAGACGCCAAAGATGCGCTGAAGCGGGGCTGGGCGACGTGGAGTACTCGTCTTGCAGACACAAAAACCAAGCCGGCAGACGACCAACGTAAGTCGAGTGTGTCGTCCATGCCACCCGCAATCCCCCCGCGAGTACCGGCGGGCACAGGAGAGAGTAAAATTGCAAACATTGACGAGGCGGCCAAggcgttgcgcagcacggaaAAGAGCCCGGCACCAGTGCCAAGCGAGACACTACCTTTGAAGCTAGACATACCCACCCCTGTCCAAAACAAGCCAACGGTGGACAAGGGAGAGTACGGTATTTTTCTACACGAGGCACATAATCTTTTGTTATAA
- the GTR1 gene encoding GTP-binding protein gtr1 (EggNog:ENOG503NWKP; COG:T), which yields MKRKILLMGKSGSGKTSMRSFIFSAYRPEDTKRLGSTIEVEHSHVRFPGNLVLNLWDCGGQKTYMESYMDTQKGNVFSAVGALIYVVDLVSTEDDDDTHEWDADLRYFR from the exons ATGAagcgcaag ATTCTGTTGATGGGCAAGTCCGGTTCGGGCAAGAcgtccatgcgctcgtTTATATTTAGCGCTTACCGTCCCGAAGATACCAAGCGGCTCGGCAGCACAATCGAGGTCGAGCATTCCCATGTACGCTTTCCCGGCAACCTCGTGCTGAATTTGTGGGATTGCGGGGGACAGAAGACGTACATGGAGAGTTATATGGATACACAAAAAGGAAACGTGTTCAGTGCTGTGGGAGCGCTTATCTACGTCGTGGATTTGGTCAGTACtgaggacgacgacgataCGCACGAGTGGGACGCGGATTTGCGCTACTTTCGGTAG
- the PDX3 gene encoding pyridoxal 5'-phosphate synthase (TransMembrane:1 (o376-395i); EggNog:ENOG503NZQH; BUSCO:EOG09264ZXA; COG:H): protein MDLIEPSRRKALYMSRVADLRHKAREALQMHSSSPNVPDSLQMHCFATSIWDASLFRAWSSIIHTLVPDAEQIEKHLAHLASICSASEIVLFERATFLALSYYTNLDPEAKQPLDAPMVSDEVNRDQDKDSDKVLLEGLSDSMLLAHNSLRQSTGAFASDRFERISELVKHFKIACMDANQQMQALEISTPEFGAYLDVLTSSTYILVVVTTPAIEMPAVKRNVELSPRAERLEEAGIDRKQADVLVTALTGVINESIDNFARGLVRRDEAERLSYTQKVDFAKLKSEIQLLERSDFVMMKSENERLMADVEKLKQRLREEITRTTAGVRLDLNLEKGRIRDESAVHALKIKEVDTRIESEIAGIRTSIQSAKFNVLQYLVGVATGAGALLLAYLRMFRRTQYQSSGFTFDDLTPTPMTLFSKWYAEAVDAGVLEPEAMTLCTTALPNALPPALTNTQVDKSGWRVDAPRPSARMVLLKHAGNDGFQFFTNYLSRKGNELEANPWCSLTFYWPQVFRSVRVLGRVERLSEQASQSYYDARPLGSKIGAWASPQSEPIVSREELTERVKNTEAKFGVQSTDDASKHIPLPPFWGGYRVVPDEVEFWAGRMNRLHDRFRYVRDPNTQSPLDDASTWTIEALGP, encoded by the exons ATGGATTTGATCGAgccgtcgcggcgcaaggcactGTATATGagccgcgtcgcggatTTGCGccacaaggcgcgcgaagcgctgcagatgcATTCCTCCTCGCCGAATGTGCCAGACTCGCTGCAGATGCACTGCTTTGCGACGAGTATTTGGGATGCATCTCTGTTTAGG GCTTGGTCCAGCATCATTCATACCCTCGTGCCCGACGCAGAGCAGATCGAGAAACATCTTGCGCACCTCGCGAGTATATGCTCCGCGTCCGAGATTGTTCTGTTTGAACGTGCCACATTCCTGGCCCTTTCCTACTACACGAATCTGGACCCGGAGGCAAAGCAGCCTTTGGATGCACCCATGGTCAGCGACGAGGTGAATCGTGACCAGGACAAGGACTCGGATAAGGTGCTGCTAGAGGGCCTCTCTGACTCAATGCTGCTTGCACACAATTCGCTGCGGCAGAGCACGGGTGCCTTTGCGAGCGATCGGTTCGAGCGGATCAGCGAGTTGGTCAAGCATTTCAAAATTGCGTGCATGGATGCGAATCAGCaaatgcaggcgctggagaTTAGCACGCCAGAGTTCGGCGCGTACTTGGACGTACTCACTTCCTCGACTTATATCCTTGTCGTCGTCACAACACCGGCCATTG AAATGCCTGCGGTCAAGCGCAATGTCGAGCTGAGCC cgcgtgccgaG CGACTCGAGGAAGCGGGGATCGACCGCAAGCAGGCAGATGTCCTAGTGACTGCGCTTACAGGTGTGATCAATGAGAGCATTGATAACTTTGCGCGGGGTCTCGTACGCCGCGATGAGGCAGAGCGCCTTTCGTATACACAAAAA GTTGATTTCGCGAAACTCAAGTCGGAGATCCAGCTGCTAGAGCGCAGTGACTTTGTGATGATGAAATCGGAGAATGAGCGGCTGATGGCAGACGTAGAGAAGCTGAAACAGCGCTTGCGGGAAGAAATTACCCGGACTACAGCCGGCGTGCGACTGGACCTGAACTTGGAAAAGG GCCGCATCCGCGACGAGTCTGCAGTACATGCGCTCAAGATTAAGGAAGTCGATACTCGCATCGAGTCGGAGATCGCAGGCATACGCACCAGCATCCAAAGTGCGAAATTCAACGTCCTCCAG TACCTTGTCGGTGTCGCTACTGGTGCCGGTGCACTGCTCCTCGCATACCTGCGCATGTTCC GGCGCACGCAGTATCAATCTAGCGGCTTCACTTTCGATGACCTCACGCCCACGCCAATGACCTTGTTTTCCAAGTGGTATGCCGAGGCGGTTGACGCTGGGGTGCTAGAACCAGAGGCCATGACATTATGCACCACCGCGCTGCCCAACGCACTTCCGCCCGCATTGACAAATACGCAAGTGGACAAATCTGGATGGCGTGTAGATGCACCGAGGCCCAGTGCACGCATGGTGCTTTTGAAACACGCCGGCAATGATGGATTCCAATTTTTTACGAACTACTTATCGCGCAAAGGCaacgagctcgaggcgaATCCGTGGTGCTCGCTGACATTTTACTGGCCGCAAGTGTTCCGTagtgtgcgtgtgctggGCCGTGTAGAGCGCTTGTCGGAGCAAGCTTCGCAGTCCTACTACGACGCTCGGCCGCTGGGAAGCAAGATCGGCGCCTGGGCGAGCCCTCAAAGCGAGCCTATCGTCTCGCGCGAGGAATTGACCGAGCGCGTTAAAAATACCGAGGCCAAGTTCGGCGTGCAGAGCACAGACGACGCTTCCAAGCATATACCCCTGCCTCCGTTCTGGGGTGGCTACCGCGTCGTTCCCGACGAAGTTGAGTTCTGGGCAGGGCGCATGAATCGCCTGCACGATCGATTCCGGTACGTGCGCGATCCAAACACCCAGTCTCCTCTCGACGACGCATCGACGTGGACAATCGAAGCGCTTGGCCCGTAA